Part of the Paenibacillus sp. FSL R7-0273 genome is shown below.
GCAGGGCGGCGGCTGCAGGAGGCACAGCAATACCAGCCAAAGATTATACGGTAAAAGAAATGCTGCGCACCAAGGAAGCTTATCTGCTGTTCGTCATCTTTTTCACGGCCTGCATGAGCGGTCTGTACCTGATCGGCATTGTGAAGGACATCGGCGTGACGCTGGCCGGCCTGGATGTGGCCGCAGCTGCCAATGCCGTAGCGATGATCGCCATCTTCAATACGGCCGGACGCCTGATTCTCGGCGCATTGTCCGACCGGATGAGCCGCCTGAAGCTGCTTAGCATCACCCTGGCGGTGACAGCTGCAGCAATGTTTACCCTCAGCTATGCTACCTTGAACTACGGCCTGTTCTTCACCTGTGTAGCTGCCATTGCCTTCTGCTTCGGAGGGAACATCACCGTCTTCCCGGCCATCGTCAGCGATTTCTTCGGACTGAAGAACCACAGCAAGAATTATGGTGTTGTCTATCAGGGCTTTGGAATCGGCGCATTGTCCGGCTCATTCATTGCAGCGCTGCTCGGCGGATTCAAGCCTACCTTTATCATCATCGGTCTGCTGTGCATCCTGGCCTGCCTCATCGCAGTATCCCTGAAGGCGCCTGGACAAAAGCGGGCAAGAGAAAAGGGAATGAGCCTGAAGCCTTCACGGCCTACGGCTTGACCATATATATAGCCATATGTCGGCTTAAGAAAGATACAGACAAAGAGAAGGCCGGCTATAAAGCAGGCCGGAAGAGAGATATTTGCCTCCGTTTATGCGGCGGCGGGTATCTCTTTTTGGCATGTTCACACTGCGGGGGAGGACTGGGGCGCAGACGGTCGAAATGCTATAGCAGGGGCAGACAAACGGATCAGGACGAAACAGATGATTAAATTCCATTTACATAGCTGAAAATAATTTGCCGGAGACAGGCACTTTTTGGACGGGTCAGGTGTTATAGAGATATACATGGAAAGGAGGTGCTGGCAACGTCACAGGAGCATTTGCATGATAAGGAGCAGGTGGAGGCTGTAGTCGCGCAGGTCCAGCAGGGCAACCGAGAAATCTATGCCTGGATCGTCGGACAGTTCCAGCAGCCGCTGTACCGTTATTGCTGCCGTATGCTGGGTGACCGGCAGGATGCTGAGGATGCGGTGCAGGATATTCTGGTCAAGGCCTACCAGTCTATCGGAAGGTACAAGCTGGAGGTCAGCTTCTCCGCCTGGCTGTACCGGATTGCGGGCAATCATTGTCTGAATCTGCTGCGCCGGCGGCGGATGCAGGAGCGTATCCTGCGCCTGTTCCAGACGGAGACGGTGAGCACAAGCGCGGAACAGCAGATGGAGGTGCGGATATTCAGCCCGGGTCTGGGGGCGGCACTCGGGTTACTGACACCGGAGGAACGGAATATTCTGGTGCTGCGTGTTTTTGAGGAGCTGACCTTTCAGGAGATGGGGCAGATTCTCGGCAGCAGTCCCAATGCGCTGCACAAGCGGATGGAGCGGATTAAGCGGAAGGTCAGGAATGCGATGAAGACAGAGGAGGGGATCTCTTGGAACGAGCCGGAATCTATAGCGGGCACCAAGATATAAAAGGAGCTGCAGTCCGTGAGGAGCTGCTGCCGGGCATTAATGTGACAGATCAGGTCATGACGCGCATACGGGAAATGGAGCCGGTACGGAAACGCGGCGGAATCCGGTTTGCCGGCAAAACCGCGGCAACCTCAGGGATGCTGGCTGTAACGCTGCTGGTTGCAGCATCAGCTTATGCTGCCACGGAGTATATTCAGATCCGCAACAAGGCGGGAGAGGTTAAGGTACAGCATTTTGTAAACACTGAAACAGAAGAAGAGCGGTTAGCGAAGGGGGTATCCTCTTACCACAAGTATGAGCAGAAGCTGATGAGCTTTGCCAAGCCGGGTGAGCAGATTGTGTATTTTGTTAGGGGAGAGCCAACGTCCGAGGGTACAGGAAGACTGCTGCAGTTTGCATATAAGGAGGAGCGGATTACTGAGTATTCGGCATTCCTTGATCAGATGAAGACTAAGAGCTCGCCGGTCATTTTCCCGGAGACAGCCGGAGGTTATGCTTTTAAATATGGTGGGGTACAGCCCTTGTATCCAGCCGGGGACGTAACAAATAACGACCCGGTCTATCAGCAGGCATTGAACGAATTGATCGGGGAAGCCAAAAAGGATAAGACGCGCAACTTATTCATGAAGGTGATGCCTTGGACCGAAACCGGAGCGCTGAGTGCACATTATATGAAGGGTGGGGCCTTCATCAATCTCTCGGCCTTTGTGTTGAACGGAGGCAACATAACGGTCCCTCAGAAGCCTGCGGATAGAGCGGAGAAAATCAAAGTAGAGGGCAGGGAGGTCATCTACAATTATATCGATTACCAGCCGAATTCATTCTTTTACCTGACCTGGTACAATGAGCCGAAGGACGCCTACGTCCAGCTGAATTCCTGGGGCGACCGGGTGCTGACCAAGGAACAGCTGCTTGAGCTGGCCGGGGAGCTTATTAAGGGCGGGTTGTAGAGGGAAGTTGAGCGGCTTGTAGAGTTGTGAAAAGAAAAGCTGAACGGCTTGCAGAGCTGTGATAAGAAAAGCTGAACGGCTTGCAAAGCTGTGAAAAAAAAGGATGGTACGGGTAACCCGGTTCCGCTTGCAGCGGGCCGGGTTATTTGAATGCGGCGCCGTGTGTCTGCAGGCTAAGGATATAGGAGGCACGCGAGGCGGGGCGGGTGCGGTTGATGAAAGGGGGATGGACGGGTGAAATGAGTGATTGGAATGAGGCGGTTTAAAGGGAAAAATCCCTTTAAGTGGGCACGTGTCGGTTGGAATGAGGCGGTTTAAAGGGAAAAATCCCTTTAAGTGGGCACGTTTGGGTTGGAATGAGGCGAATTAAAAGGAAAAATCCCTTTGAGTGGGCACGTAGCGGTAGGAATGGAGTAGTTTAAAGGGAAAAATCCCTTTGAGTGGGCTCGTGTCGGTTGAAATGGGGCAGTTTAAAGGGAAAAATCCCTTTAAGTGGGCTCGTGGCGGTTGGAATGAGGCAGTTTAAAGGGAAAAATCCCTTTGAGTGGGCTCGTGTCAGGTGGAATAGGGTGGCTCAAAGGGAAAAATCCCTTTGAGTGGGCTCGTGTCAGGTGGAATAGGGTGGCTCAAAGGGAAAAATCCCTTTCAATGGGCACGTAACGGTTGGCATGGGGTGGTTTAAAGGGGAAATCCCATTAAGTGGGCACGTGGCGGTAGGAATGAGGCGGATTAAAGGGAAAAATCCCTTTAAGTGGGCTCGTGGCGGTTGGAATGAGGCAGTTTAAAGGGAAAAATCCCATTAGGTTGGCTGTTGGCGGGAAAAGGGAGGATGAGTAGAAAAGGGAGGCAGGAACATTGGATGTTCCTGCCTCCCTTTATCGTATAGTGTGTAACCTCCGGTTTGTTAGGAGGACGTTTAGTTATAATCAACAAACAAAGTTAGCCGGCCGTTGATCTTATGTTATCACTATTCAAGCATCCCGTGCTGAACTTCGGTTCTTTCTGGAGGGTTACCCTTCCAGCAGCAATGCCTCCGGATCCTCCAGCAGTTCCTTGACCTTGACGAGGAAGCTTACTGCCTCTGAGCCGTCCACGATCCGGTGATCGTAGGATAGGGCGATGTACATCATAGGCCGGTTAACGGTGGTTTCTTCGTCAAGGGCGATCGGGCGCAGCTGGATTTTGTGCATGCCGAGAATACCGACCTGCGGAGTATTCAGGATTGGCGTGGATAGCAGGGAGCCGAACACGCCGCCGTTCGTAATTGTAAAGGTGCCGCCCTGCAGCTCCTGCAGGCTGAGCGTGTTGGCGCGGGCCTTGGAGGCCAGCCCAAGAATCTGGCGCTCGATTTCCGGGAAGCTGAGCCGGTCCGCATCGCGGACAACAGGGACGACCAGTCCTTCCTTCGCTGAAACGGCGATGCCGATGTCATAGTACTTCTTGATCAGCAGCTCTTCGCCGTCGATCTCTGCATTCAGCAGAGGATAGGCCTTGAGTGCCCCGATCACGGCCTTGGTGAAGAAGGACATGAAGCCGAGTCCGACATCATGCTTCTCTTTGAAGGCATCCTTCCGCCGCTTGCGGATGTCGAGGATTGCCGACATGTCCACCTCGTTGAAGGTGGTCAGCATGGCCGCCGTCTGCTGCGCTTCGACCAGACGGCTGGCAATCGTCAGCCGCCGGCGCGACATGCGCTTGCGCTCCACGGCTTTGCCGTCCTGCGGCGCTGCATTAGCCGCAGCTGGCTTCTTCGCCGCAGCCGGTACGGCCTGCGGCGCCGGTGCCGCAGGCGCAGCGGCCGCCTGGCCGGCTGCGCCGTGGCCGTTCACATCGGCCTGGGCAATCCGGCCGATGGGGTCGCGGGCAGTGACCTCGCCGAGGTCGATGCCCCGCTCCCGCGCGAGCTTGCGCGCCCCCGGCGTAGCCAGGGCCGCAGTGCTGCCGGCCGCGCCTTCGGGAGCGGCCGGAGCCGGTGCAGCGGCAGCAGGTGCCTCCGCTGCCGCAGATGCAGCAGCAGGCGCAGCGCTGCTGTCTCCTTGTGCGCTGCCGCCTCCCTGTGCGCTGCCGCCAGCGCCGCTCTCCCCGCCAGCGCCGCTACCGGCAGCCGTGCCACCTTCTGCAGCCGCGCCGATCACGCCGATCGCCTCGCCGACAGCAACGTTCTCGCCCGCCTGGCGGAGAATGGCGGAGATGACGCCATCCTCCTCAGCGCTGATCTCGAGGTTCACCTTGTCGGTCTCAAGCTCGGCCAGCACATCGCCCTGGCCGACAGTGTCTCCTTCCTTAACCAGCCACTTGTAAATCGTTCCTTCGGAAATGGACTCGCCCAGATCGGGTACTTTAATTTCAGACACAGGCCGTTACCTCCCCAAACTTAATAGTTTACATTATCGTGACACCGTCATCCGGTCAGGAGGACGGTACAGGCGCTTGTACTTGCGAGTTCAATTTCAGGGCTTCCGTAACTATGCGGCGCTGCTCGAAGGTATGAACATCCGCATATCCGCTGGCCGTGCTGGACCGTTCAGGACGGCCGATATACCGTACGCTGACCTGCTGCGGAGAGATATCACGCAGCCGGGACTCGGCATAGCTCCAGCCGCCCATATTTTTGGGTTCCTCTTGTACCCATACAATTTCCTGCAGGGAGGTCAGGCTGTTCAGATGTGCTGCCAGCTCGGCCTGCGGGAACGGATAAAGCTGCTCCAGCCGGAGAATATGCAGCCAGGACCAGTCGCGGCCGCCTGCCGCTTCCAGCTCGGTCTGCAGGTCGATTGCCACCTTGCCGCTGCAGACAACCAGACGCTTGACCTCAGCCGGCGTGCTGCCCAGCAGCGGCTCAGGCAGTACAGCCTGGAAGCCGCCGGAGGCAAGCTCTGCTCCAGGGGATGTGCTGCGCGTATTGCGGATCAGGCTCTTCGGAGCCATGATGACCAGCGGCCGGGCATCCGGCTGCCCGCACAGGGCGGCCTGGCGGCGCAGCAGATGGAAATACTGCGCGGCACTGGTCAGATTCGCTACCGTCCAGTTCTCCTCAGCGGAGAGCTGCAGATAGCGCTCCAGCCGGGCGCTGGAATGCTCAGGCCCCTGGCCCTCGTAGCCGTGCGGCAGCAGAATCGCGAGGTTGCTGCGCTGTGTCCATTTGGCCCGTCCGGCAGAGATGAACTGGTCAATGATAACCTGGGCGGCATTGGCGAAATCGCCGTATTGGGCTTCCCAGATTACAAAGGTATCAGGTGCAAACACATTATAGCCGTACTCATAACCAAGCACCGAGGCTTCCGATAGCGGGCTGTTGTACACCCCGAAGGAAGCGCGGGAGGAGCTGAGCTGATGCAGCGGTGAATGAAGGGCTCCCGTCTCGCTGTCATGCAGCACCAGATGGCGGTGGGCAAACGTACCGCGCTGCGAATCCTGTCCGCTGAGGCGGATAGGCGTGCCGTCCTTCAGGATCGTTCCAAAGGCCAGCGTCTCGGCCAGCGCCCAGTCAACCCGTTCCCCGTCCTTCAGCGCATCCTTGCGGCGCTGGAGAATCCGCTCCAGCTTCGGATATACCTTGAAGCCGGCAGGTGAAGTCAGCAGCTCGCGGTTGATCTCCTGCAGGGTACCGAGGGGAACCGCTGTAGACCGCGGAGCTCTGGATTCGGCTTCAAGCACAACCGACGTCTTGGACTCGCCATTTTTATGCTTGCCTTCCTTCATGGATTCAAAGGCCGCCTGCAGGACGCCTTCTGATTCAGCGCTCATACGCTTCACATCTTCTGCTGTAAGGACCCTCTCGCTCTGCAGACGTTCAGCATACAGCCTGTAGACCGTCGGATGATTGCGGACCTTACTGTAGACAACCGGCTGGGTTGTCTCGGGATCATCCATTTCATTATGGCCGTGGCGGCGGTAGCCGATCAGATCGATAACAAAATCCTTCTTGAACAGATTGCGGTAAGCGCTGGCCAGACGGACTGCGGAAATGCAGGCCTCCGGATCATCGGCATTGACATGCACGATCGGAATTTCATAGCCTTTGGCCAGGTCACTGGCATAATGGGTGGAGCGGGAATCTTCACTCTCCGTAGTGAAGCCGATGCGGTTATTGACGATAATATGCACCGTACCGCCGTTCTGATAACCCTTCAGTTTGCCGATATTAAGGGTTTCCGCGACAATCCCCTCGCCGGGAAAAGCGGCATCGCCGTGCATCAGCACGGCCATAGCCTTGCTGGTATCCAGCTTAGGCAATCCCGGATTGCTCCGGTCCTCCTGTGCGGCGCGGGTGAAGCCCTCGACTACCGGGTTAACGAATTCCAGATGGCTCGGGTTGTTGGCCAGCGTAATCCGTGTGCGAACCGTTTCCCCATGCCGTACGGCACGGTCTGCGCCGAGATGGTATTTGACATCCCCGGTCCAGCCGTAGTTGATGCCCATCGAGCCCTCGGAAGGGAACAGCTCTTTGTTCGGAGAATGATGGAACTCTGAGAAAATAATATCATATGGCTTGCCCAAAATGTGAGCCAGAACGTTAAGCCGTCCGCGGTGAGCCATGCCCATGAGAATATG
Proteins encoded:
- a CDS encoding RNA polymerase sigma factor encodes the protein MLATSQEHLHDKEQVEAVVAQVQQGNREIYAWIVGQFQQPLYRYCCRMLGDRQDAEDAVQDILVKAYQSIGRYKLEVSFSAWLYRIAGNHCLNLLRRRRMQERILRLFQTETVSTSAEQQMEVRIFSPGLGAALGLLTPEERNILVLRVFEELTFQEMGQILGSSPNALHKRMERIKRKVRNAMKTEEGISWNEPESIAGTKI
- the odhB gene encoding 2-oxoglutarate dehydrogenase complex dihydrolipoyllysine-residue succinyltransferase, encoding MSEIKVPDLGESISEGTIYKWLVKEGDTVGQGDVLAELETDKVNLEISAEEDGVISAILRQAGENVAVGEAIGVIGAAAEGGTAAGSGAGGESGAGGSAQGGGSAQGDSSAAPAAASAAAEAPAAAAPAPAAPEGAAGSTAALATPGARKLARERGIDLGEVTARDPIGRIAQADVNGHGAAGQAAAAPAAPAPQAVPAAAKKPAAANAAPQDGKAVERKRMSRRRLTIASRLVEAQQTAAMLTTFNEVDMSAILDIRKRRKDAFKEKHDVGLGFMSFFTKAVIGALKAYPLLNAEIDGEELLIKKYYDIGIAVSAKEGLVVPVVRDADRLSFPEIERQILGLASKARANTLSLQELQGGTFTITNGGVFGSLLSTPILNTPQVGILGMHKIQLRPIALDEETTVNRPMMYIALSYDHRIVDGSEAVSFLVKVKELLEDPEALLLEG
- a CDS encoding L-lactate MFS transporter; its protein translation is MTTAMPGNKKWLIVLGTVIMQMGLGTIYTWSLFNAQLVSKFGWELSSVSITFSITSFALAFATLFAGKLQDRFGLRRLTAAAGIILGLGLIISSQASSLPMFYLLAGVVVGYADGTAYITSLSNLIKWFPKNKGLISGVSVGAYGTGSLIFKYINGSLIESQGVSGAFLYWGIIVMIMIVIGSMLVREAPAPAEAQAVSGRAAAAGGTAIPAKDYTVKEMLRTKEAYLLFVIFFTACMSGLYLIGIVKDIGVTLAGLDVAAAANAVAMIAIFNTAGRLILGALSDRMSRLKLLSITLAVTAAAMFTLSYATLNYGLFFTCVAAIAFCFGGNITVFPAIVSDFFGLKNHSKNYGVVYQGFGIGALSGSFIAALLGGFKPTFIIIGLLCILACLIAVSLKAPGQKRAREKGMSLKPSRPTA
- a CDS encoding 2-oxoglutarate dehydrogenase E1 component; the protein is MAAKGPYNESVWSSYHGPNLGYIQDKYEQFINDPSSVEPNYRDLFTTNGPPPMAPVTEQAPLPAVTGDAEWLKKAVRASKLIANIRIHGHRAANIDPLDRGENPMAQWLDFRTYDLTREDLTAMPASLIWENAPGDVKTAWDAVQRMLQAYTRTIAYEFGHVHEEKELRWLNSQAESTSSPAPLNNDERKELLNRLIQVEQFETFLHKTFVGQKRFSIEGNDALVPMLDEIVRAAAHDGAEHILMGMAHRGRLNVLAHILGKPYDIIFSEFHHSPNKELFPSEGSMGINYGWTGDVKYHLGADRAVRHGETVRTRITLANNPSHLEFVNPVVEGFTRAAQEDRSNPGLPKLDTSKAMAVLMHGDAAFPGEGIVAETLNIGKLKGYQNGGTVHIIVNNRIGFTTESEDSRSTHYASDLAKGYEIPIVHVNADDPEACISAVRLASAYRNLFKKDFVIDLIGYRRHGHNEMDDPETTQPVVYSKVRNHPTVYRLYAERLQSERVLTAEDVKRMSAESEGVLQAAFESMKEGKHKNGESKTSVVLEAESRAPRSTAVPLGTLQEINRELLTSPAGFKVYPKLERILQRRKDALKDGERVDWALAETLAFGTILKDGTPIRLSGQDSQRGTFAHRHLVLHDSETGALHSPLHQLSSSRASFGVYNSPLSEASVLGYEYGYNVFAPDTFVIWEAQYGDFANAAQVIIDQFISAGRAKWTQRSNLAILLPHGYEGQGPEHSSARLERYLQLSAEENWTVANLTSAAQYFHLLRRQAALCGQPDARPLVIMAPKSLIRNTRSTSPGAELASGGFQAVLPEPLLGSTPAEVKRLVVCSGKVAIDLQTELEAAGGRDWSWLHILRLEQLYPFPQAELAAHLNSLTSLQEIVWVQEEPKNMGGWSYAESRLRDISPQQVSVRYIGRPERSSTASGYADVHTFEQRRIVTEALKLNSQVQAPVPSS